The genomic interval AAGTTGGTCTTGCATTGTTTTTTACCTGTTTACTTTGTCCTACTTGATCTTGGTGGACCAACCAAAGATTTGTAGACAAATTTAACAATAGAAATAGGattttaaaatgtatacatCCTTTAAAATCAAGGGATGAAAAGTCAACAAACTTATCACTTGGTGGCTAGGTGTTAAATTAAAGTCAATGGATGAAAAATGAACAAACTTATTACTTAGTGGCAAGGTTTCAAACTATGGATACTGTTGCAGTTTTAAACCTTACCTGGTGATATGATTGATGGTACTGAACTAAAGTAAACCAGAATTGTTAGTGTAATGATGTAACAGATGTATGAAAATAAGTTAGAAAATGTATTATAGGACACACAGAATGTTGGATTCCTAAATTTTCTCTAAAGAAATTGTGTTCTAAAATAATTGGCactaaaaacaataatttttgtgtttttgaaaaaactaGTTTCCAACAGTGTTTTATAAATCAAAAAGCAGAAATAGCTAGATGCTTTCTCATCTTCTGTTTTCCTTTTCTAAGTGTTGTGGAAGTGCTAGAGGACAAACACTTTCTAATAAGGATTTCAGGATGAAAACAGTAAACAGACAATTCCTAAGAAATTCAAAGCCATTTAGTATTTattctttaacttttttatcaAAGTGTTTGTGTTCTATGCTTATGCAGTATCTTAATCGTTATATTGGAATCAAGAAGAAGTCTATATTTGAGCGATATTCATTGCTCTTCACTGTTACAATTGCATGGCTATTTGCACTGTTTCTAACTTCATGCACTGTGTATAACCACAAGTCAGAAAGTACACAGAATAATTGCCGCACTGATCGTGCTGGACTTATCACTGCCGCTCCATGGTAAGATTGAATGCAGACTGGTTTTCTCAATCAATGATCAGTTATCTAAACGCTTTTAAGAAATACTGAGCTTAATTATTTGAAGTTGAGCATGCTTGTCTTTGGAAAGAAAATTGTAGaaatgatgagattgaaaatgAGAAGATAGTACTACATGAACAGCGATTTATGAGATAGGAAACACACGTGTTGTATGTATGAAAATTTAGTTTTACGAAAATGCTTTTGAATATAAGAAATGTTTATATAACACCCTTATGAGTCATACCAGTTTTAGGCTTTTTTGTTAGTTCTACTTTTACATGTATGTAGACCCTTAGGGGTTTAAGCAGATGAACTAAAAGGTTAGCATTATGAAGTGACTTTAAATCTAATATAACCTTATAAAACGAATGTCTAATGTTTTTTTGTCCGGGGAAGTAATTGGATTATGCACCACTTAACAGTATACACTATGAAATATGAAATGTCCTAACAGTTAGCATGTATACACAGGGTGTTTTTTCCTGGTTTCTTCCAATGGGGGGCTCCTACTTTCCATGCTGGGGAGGCTTTAGCTATGATCGCTGCTTCCTTAGTTTCGTTTTTTGAGGTAGTCACTTTACACCTTAACTCAtctaaaactaaaaaatcatttaatgttCATCTTGTTCTAACCATTTTGTTTGCCTtgaaacattaatttttttggtGTATACACCACTTGTATGCAGTATACTGGTACATGTTATGCTGCAGCAAGATATGGAAGTGCCACACCAGTGCCACCATCTGTTATCGGCCGTGGAGCTGGTTGGGTGGTAGGATTCACTAAATTTTGCGATTTTGTCCCTTGACTCTAGCACATAAAACTTGTGATGTGACCCCATTTTAGTTGTTTTTGTGATTTCAGGGAGTAAGTGCTTTGCTCAGTGGCGTGTTTGGTTCTATAACAGGGTGTACGGCATCAGTGTAAGGGTTATAAACTTGTTATCTTACCTGGGGCCCCTTTTTCCCCTGTATTTTTCATATATGCTTTGATTCTATTTCAGAGAAAATGCTGGTTTGTTAGCATTGACAAAAGCAGGAAGCCGAAGAGTGGTCCAAATATCATCTGGTTTTATGATTTTCTTCTCTATATTCGGTATGCTAACCAAATCAATGTATACCAATCATAATGTCAGAGTCTTGGAGAATATTATGGCACACTGGAATTTGATATCCAAAATTGAATACCAACATTGCCAAAAACAATTTATATCAGTATATGCAACTCTCACCTTGTTAACTAGCTTAATTATGATGAGTTAGTTCGTATATATGATTGGATTAGAAACTAATGTTCATGAACGAATGATAGAGTATTCATTATTTCAGAGTCTTTGTACTGATACggtaaaaaatagtttatatgaTAGGATTTGATGCTATTGTTGATGAACCAATGATTTTCTTCATGAAAGTGTGATAACTCTTGCTATTTTCTCTTAAACCAGGGAAATTGGGAGCATTTTTTGCTTCAGTACCCATGCCAATTATAGCAGCATTATACTGTGTGTTATTCGGCTACGTGTGTAAGTTCTCTCTAATTAGTATTCTTTGTGGTTGGTTTGCAAAAAGAACTTAAAAGAGCATTTTTTTGGAACATTATGCAGCTTCAGGGGGACTTGGTTTTCTCCAATTCTGCAACCTGAACAATTTCAGAACGAAATTTGTGCTGGGGTTGTCATTCTTCCTAGGCCTCTCCATACCACAATATTTCACAGAATACTATCACGTGAAGCAGCATCATGGAATTCCCATATGGGTGAAAACTCTTTAACCAAAACCCCATCATTGAAATTTCATTCATGTCATGTGGTGTGTGCTTTTTTTCATTGATTTGATTTGAATGAATGTGGTGCAGTTGAATGATGGTATGACTGTGATGTTCATGTCCCACACAACAGTTGCAGCCTTGGTTGCTTTCGTTTTGGATGTCACATTGTCTCGTGAGGATGATGCTGCACGTAAAGACATTGGTTTGCAGTGGTGGGAGAGGTTCAGCTTGTACAGCGCAGATGTTAAGAATGATGAGTTCTACTCTTTACCATGCAGACTTGATAAGCTTTTTCCACCATCTTAgtaccaccaccaccaccactttATTTCCGTGATTAATGCAGATCTGGTTCCTcacttttttctttcaatttcctTGTCAAAACTTTGTTTGGTTTCACTCTCATATGTTTGGAGCTAATGAAGTGAAAAATGTTCCaagcttcaattcttgttcATCTCATTTCTCATCATTTACTTCATCTTCCAATGCttcccttttctgtttcagAAACAGTGTTTTGGAAATGCTCTCATATTATTAACCAAAATTAATTTCGTAAAGGtattttttttctgtatttcataatttttaattacattataattattttgaaatagatttctttattaaaaatatatattttttaaaaagttcatCTGAAATGACTAAAAATtttacatcgactagagattaagatactgtaattttttataataagtgCAAATCTTTCtttataaactgattttatgaggttgagttatcatttgataaaaaaaaaaatttaagatcaAATTAAATCAAGTGTGGTCTATTTTTAAGGTAAGGAAACTTATATTATGTACTTGcctttaattttattccataaataaatttgatacCAAAATCAAAACTTATTCTAACTGTTTAAAGAAACAAAATCCATGTTCAATCTTTTCTTTCCAAGagatttttataatatttttaagttgCAAAATATTTCACTCAAGAATTCATATTTATAAGATTATTATATTATCTTTAGATTTAAAATGAGTTTagaataaataatgataaagtattttatttatcacaaagtattatgataaaaaattcaactaaaagagaaatatgaattatttgacattatttatgtatgtaaaagtgtaagaaaaaatattttcattaaattaaattaagaaaaattaaaatttataaagaataattattttgagtaaattatctttaatattattattttataaatgtaattattattattataaatatattatgagcCGGAAAACATGGGCAGTGGAAACTGGATCTTCGTTTGAGAGTGAGATGCAGTGGAGGCAGCTGATATGTTGCTATTActattcttattcttattgCACTTTTCCATCATTATTCACACCATTTTTCTCTAACTCTCATCCATTCCTCCTTATTAAAATCTCTCTTacttcttctttcattttcaaaataatttagcTTTTTTTTTCGAGACAGCTATTAATAATCTATGCAGCACAGCACAGACATTCATACGACATAGACACGGACATGATACGACATAGACATTGTGCTATagatttttcaaaaatcttacaaatatttttttaatttgacacTTCACATATATGTATCTTACGAATGTCGATGTCCGCTACGTATGTCTGACATGGATACGCCATTTAAAAGACGTGTCCGAACCTCATAATTTACAATCATACACCATGTCATAACTAGAAAGAAAAATATCTCATAATTTACAATCATACGCCATATTATAtctagaaagaaaaataatttttgattGAAATGGAATAATTTTAAAGTTACATTAgccatattaattataaaatactgacttacattatattataactcgaagaatttttttttttattaaaatagaataattttaaaattacattaataaaattgtaaaacacTAAGcactatattataattaaacaatttttttcttaaaattaaacaattttttttctcttatgcCAATATAGTCTCAGTTCAGGAGTCGAGGTCAATGTcagtttatatactccctccTTCCTCAACTCACCGAGacattttttctaaataaaatcGTGACAAAACATCGACATTCAAAACCAACCATATCTAGAATGGGACTTTATTTTCCTATTACTCATATAAATCATAATTTCAAACCCCTTTTCGTACTACAACTGGCCATACTAACCTTTTGCACCACACtggtttttactttttttctgactgtcatttttgtttctttttatatacattaattcaatttaaatatattagaaaGTATATACACAATGCACTTACACTTTAAATACTGGCATCtcatcataaattattattatcattaatgttgacaattatttgtatgataatGTAGCATTACTTTATGGAAATATTCAcattttatgatattttgttGTGTAAATCCTCATTGGTTGGCACCTGAGTGAAGCGTCTAATTCCCCATTCTGTTGAGCAGCAGTGTCAATTTTCCTTTTATGCATTCAGCCATCACCACTGTGACACATCAATTTGGAATTTCTTTTGTTGTTTCTGATTGTGATGTTTTCACAACAACAAatttgctgtttttttaatataattaaaacttcAAATGTATGTACTTTATCCTTTGAAATGGACTTATATTTTAGGGGTGCCTAATCCAAAGTTCAGAAGTCTTCATTTAGGATTTTGTATATTATTGGTCTTTGACCATTTTCAACACCTACAATAATTAAATGTTAtggtagaatttttttttaaaattaaataaatattaaagcaAACTACAAAGTTTATGGATAGGATCGTAGGACATATATTAGTATGAAAACCTATTTTATGTAGCAAAAACAATGTCTGAGGCAAAATTGATGTGAATAGAAacattgtgatattattctaataTCATATATATGTTTAATCGACTTATAATATGTGATATTAGATCTAATTTTgtgttttctatttatttattttgagtaTATAAAAATCAAAGGGTGTATGTTTTTTGTTATCTAAATTCATAGTATACAATTTGAAACTTGAAATGTAGAGTTCTTATAAAATCAGTGCAAGTTCCATTCCAAAAgtgaaaattaaataagttagAATACATTTTCCTTTGATTTGTGACTATAGCAATGAAGTGAGTgtaactttaattttaattattgtgaCAAATGacaatgaaaaagaaagagCAACACAATACAATGTCATGATTCAAAATGGTAAGTCTATTGTAGAACAACTACAAGAAATAAGATTAAGAAATAAGATTAAGGAGGTCTTAAAAGAGAAATATATCAACTATTTCATATGACTTATACGAGTCAAAAAGtgactaaaaatattaatgataatgaTGAAATTGTTTTATAAGTCGTAAATTATGATAATTTAGATAAATGGTTAAATGTCATGAAAAAATAGTTGGTTCATGAAACATCATGATGTTTTGAAACCTTGTAAAATCGTAAGAAATTTGTAAGAGAAGTGGTCGTAAGTGAGTTTTTAAGACTAAAGTGACTCTCATGGCAAACTTGAAAGTTATAAGGCCAAACTTGTTAAATGTGTGGATATATAATAAATCTGCTTTTGGTTATGTAGTTCTTTTAACCGGAAGAGAATTATCATGGAAAAATGTAAAGCAGTTTGTTGTAACTGCATTCATCATGAAAGTTGAATTTGTAACATGTTTTGAGGttacaattcaaaataattgGTCGGGAAAATTTATTATAGGATTTGGAATTGTCAACCGTATTGTTAGACCAAATGTATTATGATAACTCCAAAGTAGTATATTTCTCTAAGAACGACAAGTACTCTAAAAGTGTTAACTATAAAGAGTTGAAATACTTTATCATAAAAGATGATCGTCCAAAATATTCGTAGAATGTGTTATGAATGagtattattattaagaatGAATGTTGAGTATTATGTTTCTTTTATGATAGACGATTGACATTTTGAGatcaattataatatatttctgATTATCTATTCTATATGATTGCATGCAtaattatatttgaataatgTAAACATGTATTGTCTAGAATAAAGACATTATGTTGAACCAATTAGGAGTTCCTCATTATGTTCACATTAGGAAGAAATCTAGTTTGTGGTACATGGAAAAGAATATGTCAATTGAGTGACGTACAACTATGATAACTCGAATTAGTTCTTATTCTTGTTTATGAAATTATGATGTGCCcaataaaaagaatattttcatCTCTTAATGcacattttatttttgtttagtctatttgtttttttattcataagtGTATACAACGTCACATAAGTCAAGAGAGATAATGTAAGGTTTTGTCTCATGTGAAAGACGTATGACTTGTTAATTAAagaaagtaattaaaaaaattaataatgaaagaTAAAACAATGATTGAGCTCCTAAGAAGTGGTTTCCGAATAATGATTGTTATTTGATGGGTAtagcaaaataataaaatttatatttatacaaaCCATTAATACATATACAAGATTCTCTCTCTCACAAGTACGTACGATTTTTCTATCTAcatccataaaaaaataaacaaatcataaaatagaGAGTCAAAGGGAGTGAAACATACATTGAATTTAGATCTCCATAACACTAAAAAAACATTTCTCACTAAAAAAACATTTctcacaagaaaaaaaaaatcatcacaagaaaaaaaaaatcataatcatTCATATCATATAGAGAAAGGTACACATGTTCtcccttttatttatttatatatatatatatatataaaagaattacTTATTTTTAAGATGGTGTTTTGATTTTCTATTCTACACAATTAGAAAAccattagtttttattatatttttatataaagattATTCTATATAGAGTGTATGACTTAACCaaagatattatatatatatccttTCTTCATAAATTTAAGCCAATTTAGTATATTATCTGTTAATGCaactcaatttattttattttgttagcaTTGATAATGACGTTAACTTATATTATATAGTAtagttttatattatataactagttagttattttttctaatatgGACCCTTCGATGATGACAGGACCATATGTTGCAGCACACCGACACCATACTAATAGATGAATAATAGGTATAAATTCAATGTTATCAAAgaccaatataaaaataaataaacataaaaaaaagttatatattctGATTAATTAACTAGGAGGTGAGAAATTCATAAAGGTAACAATTACACAAACCCAAAAACTGAATTATGAATAATCTAAATCCTTGCTATTTTAACATTCACTCTGTAACTCTTTTCAAAGAGGTATTATAgtattatatgtaatatttattcacaattttgtaactttttttgttctacttgatttataaaaaaattgtagttcataaataatcataataaactTCACACATATTCATTAGAAAAGTTAATACTCATAACATTCATTCTTAACAATAATACTCATTCATAACAGGGATTTTTAAGATTGTTTATCACAAGCGTTATTCAACTTTCTTAAGAATAATAGtgattatttgaaaaaaaaaacaaaatttaaatttttaatatattgtaaatttatataatttaaacattGACTCATCAAAAGTGTACATATTTCTTTAAATGATGCAATGATGAGAGACAATGAATGTTAAACAAAAATACTATAAAAGGAATGTTTGCATAAAATATACACTTAAAATTAATAGAATTTAAGATATCCtttatataagttaaaatttaaaagttgtaATTTTCTCGATAAAATTTTAAAGCTTGAAATTAATCGAATTTAAGCATTTGTTTATATAAGGTGATGCAGTTTTATAGTTAAATAACACCATaaaatgtgttatttttttcacaaattaacatttaaaaaaatttaaaataatgtaagTAATATCATCTAAAATTATTGGTGGAAAAGGCTAATATAGTCTCATATGATACACTTATTTGGAGTGAAATTTCGAAGACATTTTTAACTTTTAGGTATACAACACTTATTCTATGTATAAAATCTCAGAAACttaagtattttataaatatgataCAATTACACCCCCAAACCTTTGTTTTCTAGTAAAATTTCAAACAAAGGGAAAATATTCAAGAagaacaattaattaattatactatatttatctataataatatACATAGAAAAATTCTCTTCTTTTTGTTAGACATATTTCATGTTTCTATTTTacctttaattatattttaaaataaattattcaagtGCTAAAAATAAGTGAACATATATTTTAACATAACATACTACaattcattaaatatttttcaacaatATAATATATCACAGACCATCCAATACTTTTATGTAACtactattattaattttagtttcttaaaaaaatattaaaacacaGTATATCGTGTAATGTTTATATCTTTTccattaataaaaaagaaaaaaatccgAGTAATGTTTAAAACATACAAAGGATTTGTCCAATTATAAGAAATCTATAATAATAAAGTtaactttatataaaaataaaaatgcgactaaaaaaacaaattaaatagaaactaattaattactatattgactatTGACTatattagaaatcattttataaggtattttaaataatttctattattaataaaatttataaaatattttttaaattggtatctaaatattagctaccaatgttttgaTTATTAACTATTTatgttctaaattagtctctatcaatcttttagagactaatttaaaatctaaaatattaatagttaaaactttgttaactaatttagatattattttaaaaattattttataatattttattaataatagaaaccacattagatataaataacattttaatttttaaattagtatataatttaatttgtatatagtcactaattatttattttttctaaatttagttactattagatgattttcttgtagtatattATTTAGTGTAGCATGTTTATGAAACGTGAATTAGGATATACGTGATAGTGTCAAATTATTTGtttagtaaatataaaatataaggaaaactagaataatttaatttatttatcatcgcatatttatttcaaattaattggatttagttttaaaattacataaaaacaaaaatttaattacaataatttaagatatgaaaaaaaaaccattaaataaaaatcaattttacggAAAAAAACagttagttactatattaattaagctatatattattttaaaattaaaaaaattattggtatttaaattagtttttattattaataaatagtttgtatctaattaactattaaggttttagctaccaattttagaatctaaactATGGGTAGTAAAACTTGGATAAcaaattagataccaattaaaaattaatttaa from Phaseolus vulgaris cultivar G19833 chromosome 1, P. vulgaris v2.0, whole genome shotgun sequence carries:
- the LOC137816564 gene encoding putative nucleobase-ascorbate transporter 10, yielding MAQDNAACNHASGVTNNKGGGGGGGGGGGGGGGGGGGGGGVDTNKNAAAKTVEEVKPHAVQEQLPGVQYCIRSPPPWREAVLLGFQHYLLSLGVTVLIPTILVPQMGGGFAEKARVFQTLLFVSGISTLLQSLFGTRLPIVLVGSHTYIIPITSIIQARRYSSETDSYERFVQTMRAIQGALIITACFQMAVGFFGFWRNAVRFLSPLSVVPYITFTGLSLYRFGFPMVTTCVEIGLPTLVIFVFISQYLNRYIGIKKKSIFERYSLLFTVTIAWLFALFLTSCTVYNHKSESTQNNCRTDRAGLITAAPWVFFPGFFQWGAPTFHAGEALAMIAASLVSFFEYTGTCYAAARYGSATPVPPSVIGRGAGWVGVSALLSGVFGSITGCTASVENAGLLALTKAGSRRVVQISSGFMIFFSIFGKLGAFFASVPMPIIAALYCVLFGYVSSGGLGFLQFCNLNNFRTKFVLGLSFFLGLSIPQYFTEYYHVKQHHGIPIWLNDGMTVMFMSHTTVAALVAFVLDVTLSREDDAARKDIGLQWWERFSLYSADVKNDEFYSLPCRLDKLFPPS